The Simkaniaceae bacterium sequence TAAAACCTCTATTTTTCCACATTTTTTAAAAGTTAAAAATAACTTCTAACAAACTCTAAATATACTTATAAAAAAAATATTTGACTTATTTATTTCATTTTTTATATAACCCGAAAATAACTATTGAACGGAGGCCAAGCTACAATCTCCCTGCTTTAGCCGGGAGCTCAAGCGGCTAGCCATTAATAGCCAATATTCCTTAACCGTCAAAAAAACCTCCTCTATTTATGGAGGAGATTTTTTAAACTAGAGGGCATTATGGCCGTACATGCATTTATAGATGAGTTTTTCTCAGATCTCGATGAGACGCTCGACCGTATCATTGAAAATGCAGAAATCCTCGAGGAAATTGAAGAATATCCCGAGGAATTTAAGCATGAAATAGAAACTTTAAAAGAGCTACAAACATCTCTACTCTCTCATTTAATGAACTTAGATGAAATCAAAGAGAATGATCGTATTAAAATTGAATGTAATAAAGCTCTTTGCGAAAAAATTGTCCGGTATGAAGAGTTAAATCAAAAATTCTTACCGCACGTTGCACAGCGCTTCAAACTCGATCACGATCAACTTAAGCTACGCAAAACAAGAAGCCGATCTAAATTGGTTTAAAACTCAACCAGTTCTCGAATGGCTCTTTCAATACCACTTTTTTGTGGAAGAATTTCATCTTCTAATACTTTTGAGTACGCTACGGGACAATCGAGTCCGGTCAATCTCTTGACAGGTGCATCGAGATATTCAAACCCCTCTTCGGCACAACGAGCAGCAATTTCAGCCCCAAATCCACAATTTTTAGCTGCTTCATGAATAATCAGCACTTTACCGGTCTTTTTCATTGAATTGAAAATGGCATCAAAGTCGTAAGGAACAATCGTCCTTAAATCAATCACTTCAATACTCATCCCCTCTTTTTCGAGCTGGACTGCGAGTTCGGCAGCAAAAACGAGCGGCATTCCCCAAGAAACTACTGTTAATTCATCCCCTTCGTGAACGATCTTCGCCTTACCAAATTCGAGGAGCGCCTCTTCGTCCGTTTCTGCATTAGCTGAAAATGCTCTTTGGCGATAAAGCCCCTTGTGCTCTAAAAAGATCACCGGATTGGGATCGCGTACTGCAGCTTTAAGCAGTCGTTTTGCATCCGCTGCATTGCTTGGGTAAGCAATTTTAAGACCCGGACAATGCGCTAAGAAACCCTCAATGCTTTGAGAGTGATAAGGTCCACCTTGGATATACCCTCCTGTTGGCATTCTAACAACAACAGGGGCATTCCACTCTCCATTTGAGCGGTAATGGATAGAAGAGAGCTCATTAAATAATTGATTAATTCCCGTCCACAAATAATCGGAAAATTGGATTTCCGCAACGGGCTTATGGACCCCATCCATAGCTAATCCAATCGCAATTCCAATAATTGTCGATTCGGCAAGGGGGGTATTAAAACAACGCATCGCTCCGTGCTTTTCAGTGAGCGATCGAGTGACACCAAAGACCCCGCCTTTTCCGCGAGCCACATCTTGTCCAAAAACGATCACCCCTTCATCTCGAGCCATCTCTTCATCTAAAGCATGATTGAGTGCATCGACCATCACGATACTCTCTTTGGTCCCGGGCTGTTCATTAGATTGAACATGATGATCTTTAAATACATGATCGAGCACACTGTCTTTAGGCGGGTGGGGATATTTTTCAGCCTCTAGGGCTGCAGCCTCTACTGCATCAAAGATCTCTTTTCGAATGGCCTCAATCTCATCTTGAGTTAATGCGCCTTCTTGTATCAGCTCTTTTTCAAAGCGCCGGATTGGATCGAGCTCAAAATCACGCTTGATATCCTCTTCATCACGGTATTTTTTAGGATCATCGCTACTACTATGGGCACCGATTCGAGGAACGCGGGCTACGATCACACTAGGTCCCTGCCCCAAACGCCCCCTTTGAATGACCTTCTCTAGGGCATTTTTTGTCTCATTATAGTGGCACCCGTCAATATCAAAAACTTCTAATCCGGTATAGCCTTTCATTGATAGGGCCGGATTTCCCCCTGCAGACTGCTCTTCAACAGGAACGGAAATCGCATAACCATTGTTTTGAATGACAAAAACAACACTGAGTTGGTGAATACATGCGAAATTGAGCGCTTCATGAAAATCACCTTGTGATGTGGCTCCATCACCTGATGAAACATAAACAACTTCATCCACTCCCCGCAGTTTTGCACTTAAAGCAACACCCACTGCATGTAGAAATTGAGAACCAACGACAGAAGATTGGCAAGGAATGCGCAGTGCTTTATGAGAAAAATGCTCGGGCATTTGGCGTCCGCCGGAATGATGAGGGAGCTGGCGCGCCATCAATGTCGCAAATAAATGCTTAGCTTCAACACCGAGAGCCAAGGCAAAAGCGCGATCCCGATAATAGGGAAGACCCCAATCTTTTCCCGGAGTGAGTAAGAGACCACTCAACGACCCAATCATTTCATGTCCCATCGTACAGAGATGGAAGTTTCCTCCCTTATTTTGTCGAATCAATTTCTGCATTTTTTCATCGACAAAACGACAGCGAAGCATCGCTTCATAGGTCTGTCTTTTAAGAGTTTTTTTTGTACAGCGCGCAAAGACTTGCGCTTGATTGAGTTGAGTTTTTATAGCCATAAACTCAGTCCTCTCCCTTATTTTTCTTATATTGAATGGGTGTCACGGTTTTCGCTTTTTTCTTTGGCACTACTTCATCGCCTTTGCGAGGACGCCCTCTTTTCTTAGGAAAAGACCCCTGGGCAATTTTAGATAAAATAGACGAACCCTCACCCGTATCTCTTGATTCAGCCGAGACAGCTTGAATCATTTTTCTCTCTGCCGGCAGAGCCCCATCCACTTCTTTAAAATCTTTTAGGCGACCTGAAATGTGTCGAAGGGATTCGAGCCTTTGAGAGAGCATCTCAAGACGCGTATCGATTTTTTCCTTGGAACTCCCCCGAAGAGACGCGCGCAGTTGATCTTCCGTATCAAATTTCGCAGAAAAGCTCACGGATCCACCATTATAGTCGGGGATAAAGAGAAAGGGTCTAGCTCTCGAAGGGATCATTTTATAAATATCACTGACAAGTTGCGGCTCAACTTCAATCTTAGCCACCTGCTTGGGCGGACGTCCTCTTTTAGGCCTTGGGTTAAGCGCTTCATTCGAGTAATATGTTTTTGCCTTTGCAACAAGAGCATTGCGAGCCGACTGGATATCCTTAGATACCTTTGGTTCAAATGTATGCATTTTGACCTTTTCCACAGTATTGCGTGGGAAATCCAAATCTTCTTCAAAGACAAACTGAAAATCGTGAGAGCGGAGCCACTCAATGATTCGAATGCGCGAGCGCTCGTGATAATATTGTTGCCACTTATCGAGTTCCGTCAAATGGTCATAAATAAATTCTAAAAAATTTTCCCTTGCCTCTCTAGAGGAAATAATATCGAGTAGTTTCTCTTTAATATCGATATCATAGACCTTCTCATTGACAAATCCTTCCATAAATTTTTTTGTTTCATAGAATGTCAATTTAGGAACTAGGGCATATCTTTCACTATTTTCTTTAAGCTCAGCCTCAACGGCTTCGAGATCACTCTCTTCCTTATCGAGATCGATAAAGATTAAAAATCCCTCAACCTTATCGAGGTAAAAATCACGCTCATCATCGGACTTAGAAAAAGCTTCGATCATTCGATGATATCTTAAAATCAATGGGTTTTGCGCTTTCGGCCACGACTTAGACATTATCCACTCACATTAAATTTTGAATTTAGGTTACATGATACCATACTTTTGAGTAGTTGTACATCTTTCAAATTATCCCTCTATACGACTCGTGATAAAAAAATTGCGGGTAAAAAATGCTTTGTTGCATAATTCGACAAACTATCAAACCATTGATCATAAGCACTTTAACATCAACAGAGAGCGCAGCGTACATGGGGAAAAATTACAAAATTGAGATTAAATGGAAAGCAAGCTACAACCAATATTTAAAAATATTTATATTATTTCAGCTCCAATCTTGAATTATTTTAATCTAATAAATATCCGTATTATTATATTGTTTTTTTATTGAAAATCGTTTATAATATCATTAATTTTTTTTAACAAGGTTCTTTATCTCGACTTTGTACAATTTTATGATCAACTCGCTGACGCTCATCGATCATAGGATTGGACAAGAAAAAAATTGATAGAGAGCGCTCAATCATTCATACTGTTTGGTTATCAAGCACAAACGGTAAAACTATGGACTCT is a genomic window containing:
- a CDS encoding MFS transporter, which codes for MAIKTQLNQAQVFARCTKKTLKRQTYEAMLRCRFVDEKMQKLIRQNKGGNFHLCTMGHEMIGSLSGLLLTPGKDWGLPYYRDRAFALALGVEAKHLFATLMARQLPHHSGGRQMPEHFSHKALRIPCQSSVVGSQFLHAVGVALSAKLRGVDEVVYVSSGDGATSQGDFHEALNFACIHQLSVVFVIQNNGYAISVPVEEQSAGGNPALSMKGYTGLEVFDIDGCHYNETKNALEKVIQRGRLGQGPSVIVARVPRIGAHSSSDDPKKYRDEEDIKRDFELDPIRRFEKELIQEGALTQDEIEAIRKEIFDAVEAAALEAEKYPHPPKDSVLDHVFKDHHVQSNEQPGTKESIVMVDALNHALDEEMARDEGVIVFGQDVARGKGGVFGVTRSLTEKHGAMRCFNTPLAESTIIGIAIGLAMDGVHKPVAEIQFSDYLWTGINQLFNELSSIHYRSNGEWNAPVVVRMPTGGYIQGGPYHSQSIEGFLAHCPGLKIAYPSNAADAKRLLKAAVRDPNPVIFLEHKGLYRQRAFSANAETDEEALLEFGKAKIVHEGDELTVVSWGMPLVFAAELAVQLEKEGMSIEVIDLRTIVPYDFDAIFNSMKKTGKVLIIHEAAKNCGFGAEIAARCAEEGFEYLDAPVKRLTGLDCPVAYSKVLEDEILPQKSGIERAIRELVEF
- a CDS encoding UPF0158 family protein, with protein sequence MSKSWPKAQNPLILRYHRMIEAFSKSDDERDFYLDKVEGFLIFIDLDKEESDLEAVEAELKENSERYALVPKLTFYETKKFMEGFVNEKVYDIDIKEKLLDIISSREARENFLEFIYDHLTELDKWQQYYHERSRIRIIEWLRSHDFQFVFEEDLDFPRNTVEKVKMHTFEPKVSKDIQSARNALVAKAKTYYSNEALNPRPKRGRPPKQVAKIEVEPQLVSDIYKMIPSRARPFLFIPDYNGGSVSFSAKFDTEDQLRASLRGSSKEKIDTRLEMLSQRLESLRHISGRLKDFKEVDGALPAERKMIQAVSAESRDTGEGSSILSKIAQGSFPKKRGRPRKGDEVVPKKKAKTVTPIQYKKNKGED